A section of the Cutibacterium granulosum genome encodes:
- a CDS encoding MaoC family dehydratase, whose amino-acid sequence MAENVAPEVPRTRIHEGDVLEPVQIPVTRETLVRYAGASTDFNPIHWSDRAARAAGMDGVIAHGMWTMGAALGVVVHWVADPGRIISQRARFVRPVLVPDTDEGTQVIVSGQVTKADDQTATLSLDVTHEGQTVLGRVEIVITQENS is encoded by the coding sequence ATGGCTGAGAACGTTGCACCTGAGGTGCCTCGCACCAGAATCCACGAGGGGGACGTCCTGGAACCGGTGCAGATCCCGGTGACCCGGGAAACCCTGGTGCGCTATGCCGGGGCATCCACCGATTTCAACCCGATCCACTGGTCGGATCGTGCCGCTCGGGCGGCAGGGATGGACGGCGTCATCGCCCACGGCATGTGGACGATGGGAGCTGCCCTCGGGGTGGTCGTCCACTGGGTCGCGGACCCCGGCCGGATCATCTCCCAGCGGGCCCGGTTCGTCCGGCCGGTCCTGGTCCCCGACACCGACGAGGGCACCCAGGTGATCGTCTCGGGACAGGTGACCAAGGCTGACGACCAGACGGCGACGCTGTCCCTGGACGTCACCCACGAGGGCCAGACCGTTCTGGGACGCGTCGAGATCGTCATCACTCAGGAGAACTCATGA
- the rpmG gene encoding 50S ribosomal protein L33 translates to MAKKSGDVRPKITLACTECKERNYITKKNRRNNPDRMELAKFCPRCGKHTAHRETR, encoded by the coding sequence ATGGCCAAGAAGTCCGGCGATGTTCGCCCGAAGATCACGCTTGCCTGCACCGAGTGCAAGGAGCGTAACTACATCACCAAGAAGAACCGTCGCAACAATCCCGATCGCATGGAACTCGCAAAGTTCTGCCCGCGCTGCGGCAAGCACACCGCGCACCGCGAGACGCGCTGA
- a CDS encoding FAS1-like dehydratase domain-containing protein yields MPISKDHVGRTYPTTDPYHVSAAKITEFATAIRDDSPAYQGPDPVAPPTFAMVIAAHAWQRLFDDPDLGLRLDHTIHTEQSFTWRRPLHAGDEITATLTITSVRVRGNTDMIGLDVVLRDDADEHVATASSTLWHTRGGQDG; encoded by the coding sequence ATGCCGATCAGCAAAGATCATGTCGGGAGGACATACCCGACGACCGATCCGTATCACGTCAGTGCTGCCAAGATCACCGAGTTCGCCACCGCCATCCGCGACGACAGTCCTGCCTACCAGGGCCCCGACCCAGTGGCACCACCCACCTTCGCCATGGTCATCGCCGCGCACGCCTGGCAGCGACTCTTCGACGACCCGGACCTGGGGCTGCGTCTGGATCACACCATCCACACCGAGCAGTCCTTCACCTGGCGACGCCCGCTGCACGCTGGTGACGAGATCACCGCAACCCTGACGATCACCTCGGTGCGAGTGCGTGGCAACACCGACATGATCGGCCTGGACGTCGTCCTCAGGGATGATGCTGACGAGCACGTCGCCACGGCGTCCAGTACCCTGTGGCACACTCGAGGAGGCCAGGATGGCTGA
- the deoD gene encoding purine-nucleoside phosphorylase, with the protein MATPHNTAEPGDIAPLVLMPGDPRRAARIAEGFLTDATLVSEVRGIGAWTGTWNGTPMSVMASGMGIASLSIYATELYRFYGIQRICRVGTCGGLSPDVDVRDVVVAASAHTNNGCASLPVPGASLSMTASFDMLRAAVDASRASGATTHVGSVFSSDFFYTTRPEVTEGLIKVGTLGVEMEAAGLYGCAMAEGKEALAVLTVSDHLTKDGTDMSAAQRETSFSSALEIAAAALTA; encoded by the coding sequence ATGGCCACCCCACACAACACCGCGGAACCCGGAGACATCGCTCCGCTGGTTCTCATGCCCGGCGACCCCCGTCGTGCCGCACGGATTGCCGAGGGCTTTCTCACCGACGCCACCCTGGTGAGCGAGGTACGCGGCATCGGGGCATGGACGGGCACGTGGAACGGCACCCCGATGAGCGTCATGGCTTCCGGGATGGGCATCGCCTCGCTGAGCATCTACGCCACCGAGTTGTACCGGTTCTACGGCATCCAACGCATCTGTCGGGTGGGGACCTGTGGCGGTCTCTCCCCCGACGTCGACGTGCGCGACGTCGTCGTCGCGGCCAGTGCACACACCAACAATGGCTGCGCGAGCCTGCCGGTTCCCGGAGCCTCACTGTCCATGACGGCCTCCTTCGACATGCTGCGAGCCGCCGTGGACGCCTCGCGAGCCAGCGGCGCAACCACCCACGTCGGTTCGGTGTTCAGCTCCGACTTCTTCTACACGACACGTCCAGAGGTCACCGAAGGGCTCATCAAGGTGGGCACCCTCGGTGTGGAGATGGAGGCTGCGGGCCTCTATGGCTGCGCCATGGCCGAGGGCAAGGAGGCCCTGGCCGTACTCACCGTCTCCGACCATCTCACCAAGGACGGGACGGACATGAGCGCCGCGCAACGCGAGACCTCATTCTCCTCGGCCCTGGAGATCGCCGCTGCAGCACTGACGGCGTGA